AAAAGAAACCTGGAGATGAAGTTGATCTTTGTGAAAGAAAGTTGGATGGCAGTTCCAATTTCAATACAAAGGGAGGGATTGACACCTCAGGAGTTGGCATTGGTTCGTGGCCAGAGTTATCTTTATCTAATGCAGCAAAAACTGATCAGAATTCCATGGGCAGTGAAGTATCTAACAGTTTGGTTGAAGTAACTAAATGCAGTTCAGAAAATGGTAAGAATATTAGTGTTATTCAGACTAAAGACAATAGCATTTATTTCTTTGTTATTGCTTTATAACCCTAATTATCCACTTTTCTTAACAGCAGAGACAGCTGAACTTGGTAAAgatcctgaaaattttcaaaatcccaGTGAAGGTAAAGAACAAGGTGATTTAGTTGACTACAGCTGGGCTAACATTGGAAGTTTTGATGATCTTGATCGAATTTTTAGGTAAATACAATTCATACCTTAATTGTAGCTTATGAAAGCATTGTCTTGACAATCTTGTCTGGAAGATTGGTATTTCTGCAGTCAGGCAAGTAGTATGGTTCTCATGTTTCCTTTTGAACTTAGTAAGTAACCACAAGTTGATATCTCAGCATGGAACTAACAATCTTCATGTCTTCACATAAATGACCTTCGATTTTCATGGAATTTCCCTTTAAAAGTTTCTACTTTCATTTGCTCTTAAGTTATAGTTATTCTTCATACCTCAAATGTGGGACCAAAGAACCTGAAACTCCTGAACTAGTTTGATCACTCAGGTTGTCCAATTTTGTATACTGTTTTTAGCTGTACCCCTTGATTTTTTAGCAGTTCTCCGAACTGGTATAACAAAACTTGGGAGTTCTACAGCACTCCCCCCCTTCTGGGGGGAATAAGAGAACTCCAATCATAATGTTCTTTTTCTTATTTCCCCTTTTGTCATATATCATGACATCCATCTGATTCAATATTCTCACAAGTGATGATTTTGCAGTAATGATGACCCAATATTTGGCAATGTAAGTTTTGGTAGTGCTTATGAGTTATGGTCCTCATCTAAAGAGGTAACAGACAGCCCAGGGAAATCCTTTCCTACTACCTTGGACTCTCCTAGCGTAGGGATTGGAGCATTAAAGAGCACATCTGAACCTTTGGAAATCAAAAGTGAGTATGAGGAGCAAGATAACCAGTTATTTGCCCTTAGCTATGGGAAACCAGGTGGTTCTACATCTCATGGTCTGCACAATGAAGAATTTCCTGGAGATAAAAGAAAATCCGTAATTGAGGGGCAGGTGTGAAATATCAACATGCCATATGATCAATTCTTTGTTATGCTTTCAACATGGTCAATCAAACCGAAGTAATAATGTATCATTCCGACTTTCACAGATAAATGTGGAAACTGCAGGGAAAAGAAGTGCATCAAAGTCTCATCTCAATGCTGAAAAAGTTGTGACCCTTGATGAATTGGCTAAAAAGGTATTACTATCATACTCTTAATACTTAATCTTTCAAATTATCTTTGGTTTGCGGTATTTCTCTTCAAGGTTTATGATAAAATACCGCTTTCCATGGTCTTTGGAATTGCCAGTTTTATGATGTCTCATTCCTTGTGCATTTACAGAGCTATAGGAGTAAGCTTATTGAACCTTTCTTGTACAATCTATAGGGAGGGGAGAGAGGGCCTAGCATATTTCTGTGCAGAACACTAAGTAAATGGTTTTGTCAGTTATAAACAAGATAGATGGATCGAATTTATTCATCAGGTGCCTGAAAATTAGTGCGTCTTGCTTGGTATTTTTTGTTCATGGAAGACCTGTAACAGTTTTATCTAATGAAAACCATCTGAACCGGAAGTGCCTCTCCTTGTATATTTATGATGTTATATTTAACTTTTGACATTGTAACTGTGATTATGTTCCTTCCGGTGAACAAAAATATCTTTCAAGCCCCTGTGGCAATGTTTTTGTTTCTTATTCTAGCTTTTGGTAGATGTGATATAATTCAGAATAGTTAATAGATGGTTAGAATaacttaattcaatttttttactgCTTGAGTTTGGCTCAGCTCGGTCACACCCCTAGGGAGGATGTTATGAATAGGCAATACCTTATTGCATTAATTTAGTAGCATAAATTTAGGTGTTGTCTTCAAGATGCCAATGTAGATTAATACTTCTCTGTGCAGGCAGGCAAGTTGAATAAgctattgaaatttcaaaaacgAACTGAAGAAATAGGTGAGACAAAACTGGTACAGGACTTATATGATACCTGGACTCCATCTGGAAACCCGGTGGCTGAATATGAAAATAAGTTGGCTACCTCCATGGTAAAATCTTCTCCAACTTCAGTTGTAAATCAGCAGAAGCAGCTTCGAGAATCTGACTCACTGCAGTACCAACACATCTCCAATTCATTTGTAGCCCCTTCCACATATGGGAATCTTTTAAACCAATGTCCTGCAATACCTGCTTTATCCAACATCCAGTCTGGTGAATTTTATCAGCAGCCCTTACTTTCTTGTTATAATGTTTCCCCTGGTAAGGCAAATCAGGTAAAAAGATCAGTTAAGGCTGCTGCTACACCCTTGAGCATGACACCTCAGGAAAAAA
The sequence above is drawn from the Gossypium hirsutum isolate 1008001.06 chromosome A05, Gossypium_hirsutum_v2.1, whole genome shotgun sequence genome and encodes:
- the LOC107904424 gene encoding protein LNK2 isoform X1, translating into MFDWNDEELKNIIWDDSGETDSLIVPYQEGSENCCSKKEWSQATTVIKPDEQKKPGDEVDLCERKLDGSSNFNTKGGIDTSGVGIGSWPELSLSNAAKTDQNSMGSEVSNSLVEVTKCSSENAETAELGKDPENFQNPSEGKEQGDLVDYSWANIGSFDDLDRIFSNDDPIFGNVSFGSAYELWSSSKEVTDSPGKSFPTTLDSPSVGIGALKSTSEPLEIKSEYEEQDNQLFALSYGKPGGSTSHGLHNEEFPGDKRKSVIEGQINVETAGKRSASKSHLNAEKVVTLDELAKKAGKLNKLLKFQKRTEEIGETKLVQDLYDTWTPSGNPVAEYENKLATSMVKSSPTSVVNQQKQLRESDSLQYQHISNSFVAPSTYGNLLNQCPAIPALSNIQSGEFYQQPLLSCYNVSPGKANQVKRSVKAAATPLSMTPQEKIEKLRRRQQMQALFAIQKQQQQFTNQVPCINHSIIQKSTQENQFPHIGGADIEDHSVPASFDPASPREQDDSNTVSVVIDDCSLEETVLYQLQDIITKLDVRIRLCIRDSLYRLAQNAIQRHHANGTSCNNKSGRDENKVAKEENKNYNRMSEAETETNPIDRAVAHLLFHRPLELSGKHTETPESPASVKFPFEHKPAGLMSLPMGCVSDKSQVKQNLSHQVSKVPSPLVNSQPVEQFKSSPCIDTSENASTYGPADGAPEEVEASQ
- the LOC107904424 gene encoding protein LNK2 isoform X2 is translated as MFDWNDEELKNIIWDDSGETDSLIVPYQEGSENCCSKKEWSQATTVIKPDEQKKPGDEVDLCERKLDGSSNFNTKGGIDTSGVGIGSWPELSLSNAAKTDQNSMGSEVSNSLVEVTKCSSENETAELGKDPENFQNPSEGKEQGDLVDYSWANIGSFDDLDRIFSNDDPIFGNVSFGSAYELWSSSKEVTDSPGKSFPTTLDSPSVGIGALKSTSEPLEIKSEYEEQDNQLFALSYGKPGGSTSHGLHNEEFPGDKRKSVIEGQINVETAGKRSASKSHLNAEKVVTLDELAKKAGKLNKLLKFQKRTEEIGETKLVQDLYDTWTPSGNPVAEYENKLATSMVKSSPTSVVNQQKQLRESDSLQYQHISNSFVAPSTYGNLLNQCPAIPALSNIQSGEFYQQPLLSCYNVSPGKANQVKRSVKAAATPLSMTPQEKIEKLRRRQQMQALFAIQKQQQQFTNQVPCINHSIIQKSTQENQFPHIGGADIEDHSVPASFDPASPREQDDSNTVSVVIDDCSLEETVLYQLQDIITKLDVRIRLCIRDSLYRLAQNAIQRHHANGTSCNNKSGRDENKVAKEENKNYNRMSEAETETNPIDRAVAHLLFHRPLELSGKHTETPESPASVKFPFEHKPAGLMSLPMGCVSDKSQVKQNLSHQVSKVPSPLVNSQPVEQFKSSPCIDTSENASTYGPADGAPEEVEASQ